A single region of the Streptomyces sp. NBC_00425 genome encodes:
- a CDS encoding TIGR03618 family F420-dependent PPOX class oxidoreductase, giving the protein MTQETTQNALLALLAEGRSGVLVTLKRDGRPQLSNVSHHYYPGERVIRISVTDGRAKTRNLRRDPRASYHVTVPGHRAYTVAEGAADLTPVAADPYDETVEELVRLYRDVQGEHPDWEDYRAAMVRDRRLVLRLRVERAYGIPRGADGR; this is encoded by the coding sequence ATGACTCAGGAAACGACGCAGAACGCACTGCTCGCGCTGCTCGCCGAGGGCCGCAGCGGGGTACTGGTCACCCTCAAGCGCGACGGCCGCCCCCAGTTGTCGAACGTCAGCCACCACTACTACCCGGGCGAGCGCGTCATCCGGATCTCCGTCACCGACGGCCGCGCCAAGACCCGCAACCTGCGCCGTGACCCCCGGGCCTCCTACCACGTCACCGTCCCCGGCCACCGCGCCTACACCGTCGCCGAGGGCGCCGCCGACCTCACGCCGGTCGCCGCGGACCCCTATGACGAGACGGTCGAGGAACTGGTCCGCCTCTACCGCGACGTGCAGGGCGAACACCCCGACTGGGAGGACTACCGCGCCGCGATGGTCCGCGACCGCAGGCTGGTGCTGCGCCTTCGGGTGGAGCGGGCGTACGGCATCCCGCGGGGCGCCGACGGCCGCTGA
- a CDS encoding VOC family protein produces MPVDGRSHLRVARPTRDLATAERFWTEGLGLRVLWRAEGGDGPGEHALLMLGWPDAGWHLELVHEPGRPVEPRPTEEDLLVIYVDGAVPDDLVDRLARSGGRQVRSPNPYWNEWGVTFEDPDGYRLVLCRRGWSNVTA; encoded by the coding sequence ATGCCCGTCGACGGTCGCAGTCACCTCCGTGTCGCCCGGCCCACCCGCGACCTCGCCACGGCCGAGCGGTTCTGGACGGAGGGGCTCGGTCTTCGCGTCCTGTGGCGGGCCGAGGGCGGCGACGGGCCGGGCGAGCACGCCCTGCTGATGCTCGGCTGGCCCGACGCGGGCTGGCACCTGGAGCTCGTGCACGAGCCGGGCCGTCCCGTGGAACCCCGGCCGACGGAGGAGGACCTCCTGGTGATCTACGTCGACGGTGCGGTCCCGGACGACCTGGTGGACCGGCTGGCACGCAGCGGCGGCAGGCAGGTGCGGTCGCCCAACCCGTACTGGAACGAGTGGGGGGTGACCTTCGAGGACCCCGACGGGTACCGGCTGGTGCTGTGCCGGCGTGGATGGTCCAACGTGACGGCGTGA
- a CDS encoding histidine phosphatase family protein, which translates to MGDLLLVRHGETEWSRSGRHTSWTDLPLTAHGEDQAKSLVPLLSGRTFSLALTSPLHRATRTAELAGVPGVAPEPDLHEWDYGGYEGVTTVDIHRTRPAWDLWTDGVPPGPQGHPGESPDEVGRRADRVLERAVPALARGDVVLVAHSHFLRVLTARRLGLPPAEGRLFQLATATVSRLSTEHGRPVITEWNLRA; encoded by the coding sequence GTGGGGGACCTTCTGCTGGTCCGCCACGGAGAGACGGAGTGGAGCAGGTCGGGACGGCACACCAGCTGGACCGACCTGCCCCTCACCGCGCACGGCGAGGACCAGGCCAAGTCCCTCGTCCCGCTCCTCTCCGGCCGGACCTTCTCGCTCGCTCTCACCAGCCCGCTGCACCGCGCGACGCGCACCGCGGAACTCGCCGGCGTCCCCGGCGTCGCACCCGAGCCCGACCTGCACGAATGGGACTACGGCGGGTACGAGGGCGTCACCACCGTCGACATCCACCGCACCCGTCCCGCCTGGGACCTGTGGACGGACGGCGTGCCGCCCGGCCCGCAGGGCCACCCCGGCGAGTCGCCCGACGAGGTCGGACGGCGGGCCGACCGGGTGCTGGAGCGGGCGGTGCCCGCGCTCGCCCGCGGGGACGTCGTCCTCGTCGCCCACTCCCACTTCCTGCGGGTGCTGACGGCCCGCCGGCTCGGGCTGCCGCCCGCCGAAGGACGGTTGTTCCAGCTCGCCACGGCCACGGTCAGCCGTCTGTCGACGGAGCACGGGCGACCCGTGATCACCGAATGGAACCTACGGGCATAG
- the zwf gene encoding glucose-6-phosphate dehydrogenase, which translates to MSSSSLGAAWENPLRDPRDRRLPRIAGPSGLVIFGVTGDLSRKKLMPAVYDLANRGLLPPGFSLVGFARRDWEDEDFAQIVHDAVREHSRTPFREEVWQQLAEGMRFIPGDFDDDTAFKQLKTAVEELDASRGTGGNFAFYLSVPPKFFPKVVEQLKKHGLAKAPEGSWRRAVIEKPFGRDLASAQQLNAVVHDVFEPDQVFRIDHYLGKETVQNILALRFANTMFEPIWNRSFVDHVQITMAEDIGIGGRAGYYDGIGSARDVIQNHLLQLMALTAMEEPASFDAASLLTEKLKVLRSVKLPDDLGRHTVRAQYAGAWQGGEKVRGYLEEDGIDPSSTTDTFAAVKLNVDNRRWAGVPFYLRTGKRLGRRVTEIAVVFQRAPHSPFDSSATEELGANAIVIRVQPDEGITVRFGSKVPGTSMEIRDVTMDFAYGESFTESSPEAYERLILDVLLGDANLFPRHQEVEESWKILDPIEEYWARHGRPAQYPSGSWGPEEADEMLARDGRSWRRP; encoded by the coding sequence ATGAGCAGCAGCAGTCTCGGCGCGGCCTGGGAGAACCCCCTGAGGGACCCCCGCGACCGGCGCCTGCCCCGCATCGCGGGCCCCTCCGGCCTCGTCATCTTCGGGGTGACGGGCGACCTGTCCCGCAAGAAGCTGATGCCGGCGGTGTACGACCTCGCCAACCGCGGACTGCTCCCGCCGGGCTTCTCGCTCGTCGGCTTCGCCCGCCGCGACTGGGAGGACGAGGACTTCGCGCAGATCGTCCACGACGCGGTGCGCGAGCACTCCCGCACGCCGTTTCGCGAGGAGGTCTGGCAGCAGCTCGCCGAGGGCATGCGGTTCATCCCCGGCGACTTCGACGACGACACGGCGTTCAAGCAGCTCAAGACGGCCGTGGAGGAGCTGGACGCCTCCCGGGGCACCGGCGGCAACTTCGCCTTCTACCTCTCCGTGCCGCCGAAGTTCTTCCCCAAGGTCGTCGAGCAGCTCAAGAAGCACGGGCTGGCGAAGGCGCCGGAGGGCTCCTGGCGGCGCGCGGTCATCGAGAAGCCGTTCGGGCGCGACCTTGCGAGCGCTCAGCAGCTCAACGCGGTGGTGCACGACGTGTTCGAACCCGACCAGGTCTTCCGCATCGACCACTACCTGGGCAAGGAGACCGTCCAGAACATCCTGGCGCTGCGCTTCGCCAACACCATGTTCGAGCCGATCTGGAACCGGTCCTTCGTGGACCACGTGCAGATCACCATGGCCGAGGACATCGGCATCGGCGGCCGGGCCGGCTACTACGACGGCATCGGCTCGGCGCGTGACGTCATCCAGAACCACCTCCTGCAGCTCATGGCGCTGACCGCCATGGAGGAGCCGGCCTCCTTCGACGCCGCCTCGCTGCTCACCGAGAAGCTCAAGGTGCTGCGGTCCGTGAAGCTGCCGGACGACCTGGGCCGGCACACCGTGCGGGCCCAGTACGCGGGCGCCTGGCAGGGCGGTGAGAAGGTACGCGGCTACCTCGAGGAGGACGGCATCGACCCGTCGTCCACGACGGACACCTTCGCCGCGGTGAAGCTGAACGTCGACAACCGCCGCTGGGCGGGCGTCCCCTTCTACCTGCGCACCGGCAAGCGGCTCGGCCGGCGCGTCACCGAGATCGCGGTCGTCTTCCAGCGGGCCCCGCACTCCCCGTTCGACTCCAGCGCCACCGAGGAGCTGGGCGCCAACGCCATCGTCATCCGGGTCCAGCCGGACGAGGGGATCACGGTCCGCTTCGGCTCGAAGGTGCCCGGCACCTCCATGGAGATCCGGGACGTCACGATGGACTTCGCCTACGGCGAGTCCTTCACCGAGTCCAGTCCCGAGGCGTACGAGCGCCTCATCCTGGACGTGCTGCTCGGCGACGCCAACCTGTTCCCGCGCCACCAGGAAGTGGAAGAGTCCTGGAAGATCCTCGACCCGATCGAGGAGTACTGGGCGCGGCACGGCAGGCCCGCGCAGTACCCCTCGGGCAGCTGGGGACCCGAGGAAGCCGACGAGATGCTCGCACGAGACGGACGGAGCTGGCGCAGGCCATGA
- a CDS encoding membrane-associated oxidoreductase, which produces MEINALTPAERRVWRAFATGATVDFRVAGEENGPRPRLRAAVLRALLLGGPRETGEIAALKVVGAHITGLLDLRQADVDCVFRLVHCRFDEAPRLVGAQLAHLSLRDSELPGLDASHVRVDGGLRLTGCRIGGPVRLSRAQISGALYLDGAEVTAPDPAQPALQFNQVSIDNDLCARGLRLQGLIRLDGASVTGSIDLEDAELSNPGAQVLTAESLDVGANLLARRLRADGRIDLRGARVPGRVDLLRTTLSNPGGTALRASSCVIGELWLREGAPIKGRLNLRRAEVGQLQLQPEMLPDQVRLLDLTYTFLTPHEPAERRLPMLERDDGAFDPHAYEQLTAAYRRIGDDRAARVVQLAKQRRHRRTLPWYGRAWGRLQDAAVGYGFRPLRAAGWLLSLLVVGSIAYAGHHPPPLKEGEAPDFNPVFYTLDLLLPVISFGQESAYAPVGHYQWLAYVLIVTGWILATTVVAGVTRTVSRQ; this is translated from the coding sequence ATGGAGATCAACGCACTGACACCGGCCGAACGACGAGTCTGGCGGGCCTTCGCCACGGGGGCGACCGTGGACTTCCGCGTCGCGGGCGAGGAGAACGGCCCCCGACCCCGCCTGCGGGCGGCGGTGTTGCGGGCGCTGCTCCTGGGCGGCCCCCGGGAAACCGGGGAGATAGCGGCCCTCAAGGTCGTCGGCGCGCACATCACCGGTCTGCTCGACCTGCGGCAGGCGGACGTCGACTGCGTGTTCCGGCTGGTCCACTGCCGCTTCGACGAGGCCCCGAGACTGGTCGGCGCGCAGCTCGCCCATCTCAGCCTGCGCGACTCCGAACTGCCCGGTCTGGACGCGTCACACGTCCGGGTCGACGGGGGGCTGCGGCTGACCGGCTGCCGTATCGGCGGCCCCGTGCGCCTCAGCAGAGCGCAGATCTCGGGCGCGCTGTACCTAGACGGGGCGGAGGTCACCGCCCCGGACCCCGCCCAGCCCGCCCTGCAGTTCAACCAGGTCTCCATCGACAACGACCTCTGCGCCCGCGGTCTGCGCCTCCAGGGCCTGATCCGCCTCGACGGCGCCTCCGTCACCGGCTCGATCGACCTCGAGGACGCCGAACTGAGCAACCCCGGGGCCCAGGTGCTGACCGCGGAGTCCCTCGACGTCGGCGCCAACCTGCTGGCCCGGCGACTGCGCGCGGACGGCCGGATCGATCTGCGCGGCGCCCGCGTCCCCGGCCGAGTGGACCTGCTGCGCACCACCCTGTCCAACCCGGGCGGCACGGCGCTGCGGGCCAGCAGCTGCGTCATCGGGGAGCTCTGGCTGCGCGAGGGCGCCCCGATCAAGGGCAGGCTCAACCTGCGGCGGGCCGAAGTGGGCCAGCTCCAGCTGCAGCCGGAGATGCTGCCGGACCAGGTGCGGCTGCTGGACCTCACGTACACCTTCCTCACCCCCCACGAGCCCGCCGAGCGGCGGCTGCCGATGCTGGAGCGCGACGACGGCGCGTTCGACCCGCACGCCTACGAGCAGCTGACGGCCGCCTACCGGCGCATCGGCGACGACCGGGCGGCCCGGGTCGTCCAGCTGGCCAAGCAGCGCCGGCACCGCCGCACCCTGCCCTGGTACGGCCGAGCGTGGGGCCGTCTCCAGGACGCGGCGGTCGGCTACGGGTTTCGTCCGCTACGCGCGGCCGGCTGGCTGCTGTCCCTGCTGGTCGTCGGCTCGATCGCGTACGCCGGACACCACCCGCCCCCGCTCAAGGAGGGCGAGGCGCCGGACTTCAACCCGGTGTTCTACACCCTCGATCTGCTGCTGCCGGTGATCTCGTTCGGCCAGGAGAGCGCGTACGCGCCGGTCGGCCACTACCAGTGGCTGGCGTACGTCCTCATCGTGACCGGCTGGATCCTGGCCACGACGGTCGTCGCGGGCGTGACCAGGACGGTCAGCCGGCAGTAG
- a CDS encoding TetR/AcrR family transcriptional regulator produces the protein MSEPEKPDPDLRTRLVDVGVDLLAREGAGALTLREIARRAGVSHGAPRRHFPTHLELLSAIAQRGFARLGARVSATVGAGGADPRTRLTELARAYLEFAAGEPGMYDLMFRHDLLESGHLRLRDTSLPLFAVLVDLVGLARPGCDARTVAGALWANLHGVAQLWRWGSLQLATGATDFAPLLRTVLDAHLGPEPGR, from the coding sequence ATGAGCGAACCGGAGAAGCCCGATCCCGATCTGCGCACCCGTCTCGTCGACGTCGGCGTGGACCTGCTGGCCCGGGAGGGCGCCGGAGCCCTCACGCTGCGGGAGATCGCCCGCAGGGCCGGCGTCTCGCACGGCGCGCCGCGCCGCCACTTCCCCACACACCTGGAACTGCTGTCGGCCATCGCGCAGCGCGGCTTCGCCCGGCTGGGCGCCCGGGTGAGCGCGACCGTCGGCGCCGGCGGCGCCGACCCGCGCACCCGGCTGACCGAACTGGCACGCGCCTACCTCGAGTTCGCGGCGGGCGAGCCCGGCATGTACGACCTGATGTTCCGTCACGATCTGCTGGAGAGCGGGCATCTGCGGCTGCGGGACACCAGCCTTCCGTTGTTCGCCGTCCTGGTGGACCTGGTCGGCCTGGCCCGCCCCGGCTGCGACGCCCGCACGGTCGCGGGCGCACTGTGGGCGAACCTGCACGGCGTCGCGCAGCTCTGGCGCTGGGGCAGCCTCCAACTCGCCACCGGAGCGACCGACTTCGCACCTCTTCTGCGCACGGTCCTGGACGCGCATCTCGGTCCGGAGCCCGGCCGGTGA
- the opcA gene encoding glucose-6-phosphate dehydrogenase assembly protein OpcA: MKIDLTDTTASKINKALVKGRRAIGTPAVGMVLTMVIVTDEENAYDAIKAAEEASHEHPSRTLVVIKRHARTPRERTGSRLDAEVRVGSEAGTGETVVLRTYGEVSDHADSVVLPLLLPDAPVVVWWPVDAPQNPSKDPLGALAQRRITDLYAVENPLQALETRVRSYAPGDTDLAWTRLTPWRSMLAAALDQARVPIVSGAVEAEADNPAAELLARWLEARLKVTIDRVVTDGPVVTAVRLGTADGDIVIDRPEGPLATLTLPGQPSRTLALKVRTTSELIAEELRRLDADEMYAIALRGEGTKETPAHV, from the coding sequence ATGAAGATCGACCTGACCGACACCACTGCAAGCAAGATCAACAAGGCGCTGGTGAAGGGCCGCCGCGCCATCGGCACACCGGCCGTGGGCATGGTCCTGACGATGGTCATCGTCACGGACGAGGAGAACGCCTACGACGCCATCAAGGCGGCCGAGGAGGCCTCGCACGAGCACCCCTCGCGCACCCTGGTCGTCATCAAGCGGCACGCCCGCACCCCGCGCGAGCGCACCGGGTCCCGGCTGGACGCCGAGGTCCGCGTCGGCTCCGAGGCCGGCACCGGCGAGACGGTCGTGCTGCGGACCTACGGCGAGGTCTCCGACCACGCCGACTCCGTCGTGCTGCCGCTGCTGCTGCCGGACGCGCCGGTCGTCGTGTGGTGGCCCGTCGACGCGCCGCAGAACCCGTCGAAGGACCCGCTGGGCGCACTGGCCCAGCGCAGGATCACCGACCTGTACGCCGTCGAGAACCCGCTGCAGGCCCTGGAGACCCGGGTGCGCTCCTACGCCCCCGGCGACACCGACCTCGCCTGGACCCGCCTCACCCCGTGGCGCTCGATGCTGGCGGCGGCCCTGGACCAGGCTCGGGTGCCGATCGTCTCGGGCGCGGTCGAGGCCGAGGCGGACAACCCCGCCGCGGAGCTGCTGGCCCGCTGGCTGGAGGCGCGGCTGAAGGTCACCATCGACCGCGTCGTCACCGACGGCCCGGTGGTCACGGCCGTGCGGCTCGGCACCGCGGACGGTGACATCGTCATCGACCGCCCCGAGGGCCCGCTGGCCACGCTCACCCTGCCCGGACAGCCCTCGCGCACCCTCGCGCTGAAGGTCCGCACCACCTCCGAACTCATCGCCGAGGAGCTCAGGCGCCTCGACGCGGACGAGATGTACGCCATCGCCCTGCGCGGCGAGGGCACCAAGGAGACCCCTGCTCATGTCTGA
- the gnd gene encoding phosphogluconate dehydrogenase (NAD(+)-dependent, decarboxylating) has product MQLGLVGLGKMGGNMRERIRRAGHTVVGYDRNPEVSDVKDLAELVGRLEAPRTVWVMVPAGAATQSVVDELGGLLEPGDTVVDGGNSRWTDDEKHAAELGAKGIGFVDAGVSGGVWGLQNGYALMVGGDAEHIARVQPVFDALKPDGPYGYVHAGKVGAGHFSKMVHNGIEYAMMQAYAEGWELLEKIDSVENVREVFRSWQEGTVIRSWLLDLAVNALDEDTHLDKLRGYAEDSGEGRWTVEAAIDNAVPLPAITASLFARFASRQDDSPQMKMIAALRNQFGGHAVESAEK; this is encoded by the coding sequence ATGCAGCTGGGCCTGGTCGGTCTGGGCAAGATGGGCGGCAACATGCGCGAGCGCATCCGCCGCGCCGGCCACACCGTCGTCGGATACGACCGCAACCCCGAGGTCTCCGACGTCAAGGACCTGGCCGAACTCGTCGGCAGGCTCGAAGCGCCGCGCACCGTCTGGGTGATGGTCCCGGCGGGGGCGGCCACCCAGTCCGTGGTCGACGAGCTCGGCGGCCTGCTCGAGCCCGGCGACACCGTCGTCGACGGCGGCAACTCCCGCTGGACCGACGACGAGAAGCACGCCGCCGAACTCGGCGCCAAGGGCATCGGCTTCGTCGACGCGGGCGTCTCCGGGGGCGTCTGGGGCCTGCAGAACGGCTACGCCCTGATGGTCGGCGGCGACGCCGAGCACATCGCCCGCGTGCAGCCGGTCTTCGACGCGCTGAAGCCGGACGGCCCGTACGGCTACGTCCACGCGGGCAAGGTCGGCGCCGGGCACTTCTCCAAGATGGTCCACAACGGCATCGAGTACGCCATGATGCAGGCCTACGCCGAGGGCTGGGAACTGCTGGAGAAGATCGACTCCGTGGAGAACGTGCGCGAGGTCTTCCGGTCCTGGCAGGAGGGCACGGTCATCCGCTCCTGGCTGCTGGACCTGGCCGTCAACGCCCTCGACGAGGACACCCACCTGGACAAGCTGCGCGGTTACGCCGAGGACTCCGGCGAGGGCCGGTGGACGGTCGAGGCGGCCATCGACAACGCCGTGCCGCTGCCCGCGATCACGGCCTCGCTGTTCGCGCGGTTCGCCTCCCGGCAGGACGACTCGCCGCAGATGAAGATGATCGCCGCGCTGCGCAACCAGTTCGGCGGCCACGCCGTCGAGTCGGCGGAGAAGTAG
- the pgi gene encoding glucose-6-phosphate isomerase encodes MSDTPRPDRRPEWTALQNHRAGRQASLRDLFAADPQRAERYVVRVGDLRIDYSKNLVTDETLALLRELASATDVFGLRDAMFRGEKINTTEDRAVLHTALRAPRDAVIEVDGENVVPAVHAVLDRMAGFAERVRSGEWTGHTGRRIRNVVNIGIGGSDLGPAMAYEALRSYSDRDLTVRFVSNVDGADLHEAVRDLDPAETLFIVASKTFTTIETITNATSARSWLLDGLGGDEKAVAQHFVALSTNAGKVAGFGIDTANMFEFWDWVGGRYSFDSAIGLSLMIAIGPERFREMLDGFHLVDEHFRTAPAESNAPLILGLLGVWYGNFHDAQSHAVLPYSHYLSKFAAYLQQLDMESNGKSVDREGRPVQWQTGPVVWGTPGTNGQHAYYQLIHQGTKLIPADFIGFARPVDELSGELGAQHDLLMANFFAQTQALAFGKTPEEVRAEGVPEELVAHKTFKGDHPTTTILAKELTPSVLGQLVALYEHKVFVQGAVWNIDSFDQWGVELGKVLAKRVEPALTQGAEVPGLDSSTTALVAAYRELRK; translated from the coding sequence ATGTCTGACACCCCCCGCCCCGACCGGCGGCCCGAGTGGACCGCCCTCCAGAACCACCGCGCCGGACGGCAGGCGAGTCTGCGGGACCTGTTCGCCGCCGACCCGCAGCGCGCCGAGCGGTACGTGGTGCGCGTCGGCGATCTGCGCATCGACTACTCGAAGAACCTCGTGACCGACGAGACGCTCGCGCTCTTGCGTGAACTCGCCTCCGCCACCGATGTGTTCGGGCTCCGCGACGCCATGTTCCGCGGCGAGAAGATCAACACCACCGAGGACCGGGCGGTGCTGCACACCGCCCTGCGCGCCCCGCGCGACGCGGTGATCGAGGTCGACGGGGAGAACGTGGTCCCGGCGGTGCACGCCGTGCTCGACAGGATGGCCGGCTTCGCCGAGCGGGTGCGCTCCGGCGAGTGGACCGGACACACCGGCCGCCGCATCCGCAACGTCGTCAACATCGGCATCGGCGGCTCCGACCTGGGCCCGGCGATGGCCTACGAGGCGCTGCGCAGCTACAGCGACCGCGACCTCACGGTGCGCTTCGTGTCCAACGTGGACGGCGCCGACCTGCACGAGGCGGTCCGGGATCTGGACCCGGCGGAGACGCTGTTCATCGTCGCGTCGAAGACCTTCACCACCATCGAGACGATCACCAACGCCACCTCGGCCCGCTCCTGGCTCCTGGACGGACTGGGCGGCGACGAGAAGGCGGTCGCCCAGCACTTCGTGGCGCTGTCGACGAACGCCGGGAAGGTCGCCGGCTTCGGCATCGACACGGCCAACATGTTCGAGTTCTGGGACTGGGTCGGCGGCCGCTACTCCTTCGACTCGGCGATCGGCCTGTCGCTCATGATCGCCATCGGCCCGGAGCGGTTCCGGGAGATGCTCGACGGCTTCCACCTCGTCGACGAGCACTTCCGCACCGCGCCCGCCGAGTCCAACGCCCCGCTCATCCTGGGCCTGCTGGGCGTCTGGTACGGCAACTTCCACGACGCGCAGTCGCACGCCGTGCTGCCCTACAGCCACTACCTGTCGAAGTTCGCCGCCTACCTGCAGCAGCTGGACATGGAGTCCAACGGCAAGTCGGTGGACCGCGAGGGCCGGCCCGTGCAGTGGCAGACCGGACCGGTGGTGTGGGGCACGCCGGGCACCAACGGGCAGCACGCCTACTACCAGTTGATCCACCAGGGCACGAAGCTCATCCCCGCCGACTTCATCGGCTTCGCCCGGCCGGTCGACGAACTGAGCGGCGAACTCGGCGCGCAGCACGACCTGTTGATGGCGAACTTCTTCGCGCAGACGCAGGCGCTGGCGTTCGGCAAGACGCCCGAGGAGGTCCGCGCGGAAGGGGTGCCGGAGGAGCTGGTGGCGCACAAGACGTTCAAGGGCGACCACCCCACCACGACGATCCTGGCGAAGGAACTCACCCCGTCCGTCCTCGGTCAGCTCGTCGCCCTCTACGAGCACAAGGTGTTCGTGCAGGGCGCGGTCTGGAACATCGACTCCTTCGACCAGTGGGGCGTGGAGCTCGGCAAGGTCCTCGCCAAGCGCGTCGAGCCCGCCCTCACCCAGGGCGCCGAGGTCCCCGGCCTCGACTCCTCCACCACCGCACTCGTCGCCGCCTACCGCGAACTCAGGAAGTAG
- a CDS encoding MFS transporter, translated as MRSSRPSPLPLTLAGSVAGAMVVALDGTVLTVAQPALRRDLHATFAQVQWTSTGYLVAVAGLLVFAGRLGDRYGHRRTFALGMLGFGAASAGIALAPGIGWVIVLRIVQGVFGALLQPATLGMLRTAYPPERLRTPIAVRTASIGVAAAAGPVVGGALATEFGWRAVFLLNIVPALLFGVLALTVPERPRPPADAPLDLPGALLLAVTLACLVHTLVTLPGTTWSAAVAVLAGAAFVRHERRTPSPLLPPGVVGSPAVGAALGLLVVASAALNGGLFACVYILQDGLGLTALHSALLSLPLAVLLVAAAPVSAVLLRRAGARATVAGATAVLAAGLLVLARAVGPLAFCTGFALVGAGFGAVMVAATHVVVRQAPAESAGVAGGLQQTAMNVGPVLGVATATVLMDLGPARSPLLVAALAAVAALPLCRTLPRPARASSAACAPPAGRRDATHIDLDVERGPHGRSLRDHEI; from the coding sequence ATGCGTTCCTCCCGACCCTCGCCGCTGCCGCTGACGCTGGCGGGCAGCGTGGCCGGCGCCATGGTGGTCGCCCTGGACGGCACCGTCCTCACGGTCGCCCAGCCCGCCCTGCGACGCGACCTGCACGCCACCTTCGCCCAGGTCCAGTGGACCAGCACCGGATACCTCGTCGCGGTGGCCGGCCTGCTGGTGTTCGCCGGGCGGCTCGGCGACCGCTACGGGCACCGCCGCACCTTCGCTCTGGGCATGCTCGGCTTCGGCGCCGCCTCGGCGGGCATCGCGCTCGCACCCGGCATCGGCTGGGTGATCGTCCTGCGGATCGTGCAGGGGGTGTTCGGGGCGCTGCTGCAACCGGCCACGCTCGGGATGCTGCGGACCGCCTACCCGCCCGAGCGGCTGCGGACGCCGATCGCCGTGCGCACCGCGTCCATCGGGGTGGCCGCGGCGGCCGGGCCGGTGGTGGGCGGGGCGCTGGCCACGGAGTTCGGCTGGCGGGCCGTGTTCCTCCTCAACATCGTGCCCGCACTGCTGTTCGGCGTCCTCGCCCTCACCGTCCCCGAGCGACCGCGTCCGCCCGCCGACGCCCCGCTCGACCTGCCCGGCGCCCTGCTGCTCGCGGTGACCCTGGCCTGCCTGGTGCACACGCTCGTCACCCTCCCCGGCACGACGTGGTCGGCGGCGGTCGCCGTCCTGGCCGGAGCCGCCTTCGTACGGCACGAACGCCGCACCCCTTCCCCGCTGCTGCCGCCGGGCGTGGTGGGCTCCCCGGCGGTGGGCGCGGCGCTCGGCCTGCTCGTCGTCGCGTCGGCGGCACTCAACGGCGGGCTGTTCGCCTGCGTCTACATCCTCCAGGACGGCCTGGGGCTCACCGCGCTGCACAGCGCCCTGCTCAGTCTGCCGCTGGCCGTGCTGCTGGTGGCCGCCGCGCCCGTCTCCGCGGTCCTGCTGCGCCGGGCAGGCGCCCGCGCCACCGTCGCGGGCGCGACGGCGGTCCTCGCCGCGGGTCTCCTGGTGCTCGCCCGGGCCGTCGGGCCGCTCGCCTTCTGCACCGGCTTCGCCCTGGTGGGAGCGGGGTTCGGCGCGGTGATGGTGGCGGCGACCCATGTCGTCGTCCGGCAGGCGCCCGCGGAGTCGGCGGGGGTCGCCGGCGGTCTGCAGCAGACGGCGATGAACGTCGGGCCGGTGCTCGGCGTGGCGACGGCGACCGTGCTCATGGACCTCGGCCCGGCCCGCTCGCCGCTCCTCGTGGCGGCGCTGGCCGCCGTGGCGGCACTGCCCCTCTGCCGCACGCTGCCCCGCCCGGCACGCGCATCGTCCGCCGCCTGCGCTCCCCCGGCCGGTCGACGCGACGCAACGCACATCGATCTTGACGTCGAAAGGGGTCCGCACGGCCGGTCCCTACGCGACCATGAGATCTGA